Proteins from one Aquila chrysaetos chrysaetos chromosome 5, bAquChr1.4, whole genome shotgun sequence genomic window:
- the GCGR gene encoding glucagon receptor, translating into MSQPRLLSLLLLLLLCCQGPSAQITDFLFERWKAYSEECHRNMSRLPAPTELVCNRTFDKFSCWPDTLPNSTASVPCPWFLPWYQKVKHRHVFKTCGPDGQWVTGPRGQSLRNATQCELDAEDLEAQEKFAKTYGSFKVMYTVGYSVSLCALLLALALLLGFSKLHCMRNYIHMNLFASFILKGVSVLVIDALLKTHYSDKIDDYNVHIWLSDEAAAGCRTATVFMQYGIVANYCWLLVEGIYLHNLLVVAVFSERSYFTLYLCIGWGAPVLFLIPWVVVKFLYENIQCWTTNNNMGFWWILRFPVFLAILINFFIFIRIIQILVSKLRAHQMRYTDYKFRLAKSTLTLIPLLGIHEVVFAFVTDEHAQGTLRYVKLFFDLFLSSFQGMLVAILYCFVNKEVQAELLKRWQRWKLGKDLAEEYKHTYSHTPSARNGAGSACEKHQLVSGCANGLGRSPAAARPSTHYLERTGRSTAEHLALGDRHHCYEFPETTAESHF; encoded by the exons ATGTCCCAGCCACGtctcctcagcctcctgctgctgctgctgctttgctgccag ggcCCCTCTGCCCAGATCACGGATTTCCTCTTCGAGAGATGGAAGGCGTACAGCGAGGAGTGCCACCGCAATATGAGCCGCCTGCCCGCACCCACAG AGCTGGTCTGTAACCGCACCTTCGACAAGTTCTCCTGCTGGCCCGACACGCTGCCCAACAGCACCGCCAGCGTCCCCTGCCCCTGGTTCCTGCCCTGGTACCAGAAAG TGAAGCACAGACATGTCTTCAAGACCTGCGGGCCCGATGGGCAGTGGGTGACGGGCCCCCGGGGACAGTCCCTGCGCAATGCCACGCAGTGCGAGCTGGACGCTGAGGACCTGGAGGCGCag GAAAAATTTGCCAAGACCTATGGTAGCTTCAAGGTGATGTACACCGTGGGCTACTCAGTGTCACTGTGTGCGCTGCTCCTTgctctggccctgctgctgggcttcAG CAAGCTGCACTGCATGAGGAACTACATCCACATGAACCTCTTCGCCTCCTTCATCCTGAAGGGCGTCTCCGTGCTGGTCATCGACGCCCTGCTCAAGACCCACTACAGCGACAAGATCGACGACTACAATGTGCACATCTGGCTGAGCGATGAG GCAGCCGCGGGCTGCCGGACGGCTACAGTCTTCATGCAGTATGGCATCGTGGCCAACTACTGCTGGCTGCTGGTGGAGGGCATCTACCTGCACAACCTTCTGGTGGTGGCCGTCTTCTCTGAGAGGAGCTACTTCACCCTCTACCTGTGCATCGGCTGGG GGGCACCTGTGCTGTTCCTCATCCCTTGGGTCGTCGTGAAATTCCTCTATGAAAACATCCA GTGCTGGACCACCAACAACAACATGGGCTTCTGGTGGATCCTTCGCTTTCCCGTGTTCCTGGCCATCCTG ATCAACTTCTTCATCTTCATCCGCATCATCCAGATCCTCGTCTCCAAGCTCCGCGCGCACCAAATGCGCTACACTGACTACAAGTTCAG GCTGGCCAAGTCCACACTGACGCTGATCCCGCTGCTGGGCATCCATGAGGTGGTCTTCGCTTTTGTCACGGACGAGCATGCCCAGGGCACCCTGCGCTATGTCAAGCTCTTCTTCGACCTCTTCCTGAGCTCCTTCCAG GGGATGCTGGTGGCCATTCTCTATTGCTTCGTCAACAAGGAG gtacaggcagagctgctgaagcGGTGGCAGCGCTGGAAGCTGGGGAAGGACCTGGCGGAGGAGTACAAGCACACGTACAGCCACACGCCCAGCGCCCGCAATGGTGCCGGCAGCGCCTGCGAGAAGCACCAGCTGGTGAGTGGCTGCGCCAACGGGCTGGGGCGCAGCCCGGCCGCCGCGCGCCCCAGCACCCACTACCTCGAGAGGACCGGACGCAGCACCGCCGAGCACCTCGCCCTGGGGGACCGGCACCACTGCTACGAGTTCCCCGAGACCACGGCTGAGAGCCACTTCTGA